From Pseudorasbora parva isolate DD20220531a chromosome 25, ASM2467924v1, whole genome shotgun sequence, one genomic window encodes:
- the setd6 gene encoding N-lysine methyltransferase setd6, which translates to MATDTKRLKIDDENCVLDPLKNFLLWCDSVKLTLSDKVYLSKEGTVAEYGMLAKEDIEEGHILFSIPREILLHHGTTKVKKVLEEGKKTLESASGWVPLLLGLLYEYTCSQSHWKPYLSLWPDFRTLDQPMFWSQKEREKLLKGTGIPEAVNTDLKKLQDEYNNIVLPFMKSHPDLWDPEKHNLELYKSLVAFVMAYSFQEPVEDEDEDEEKQPNPPMMVPMADMLNHVSKHNANLEYTPECLKMVSVRHIEKGEEVFNTYGQMANWQLLHMYGFAEPFPTNSNDTADIQMSSVYKAAVQVTQSEADKRLLVEKWNMLCEMEVVGEKGVFIFGQLGSLTYNELYTTLKVLCMPMQDFEEFRENEGWEEDEEDDDEMEQALSFSGMTGLSAEWKRLLHAAAALTLDSYSEDVETDRRRLEDQGALAELGSREKRALHVRNGQKSILQRLQQLTKPTA; encoded by the exons ATGGCGACAGACACAAAAAGGCTAAAG ATAGATGACGAGAACTGTGTGCTGGACCCCCTGAAAAACTTCTTGCTGTGGTGTGATAGTGTGAAGCTGACGCTCAGCGATAAG GTGTACTTAAGTAAGGAGGGTACAGTAGCCGAGTATGGCATGCTTGCCAAAGAGGACATTGAAGAGGGGCACATCTTGTTCTCCATTCCCAGAGAGATACTCCTGCATCACGGCACCACTAAAGTCAAAAAAGTGCTTGAAGAAG GGAAGAAAACATTGGAGAGCGCATCAGGCTGGGTTCCTCTTCTTCTGGGTCTCCTATATGAGTACACATGTTCACAATCCCATTGGAAACCATATTTGTCTCTCTGGCCAGACTTTAGGACACTGGATCAGCCCATGTTCTG GTCCCAGAAGGAGCGTGAGAAACTCCTGAAAGGCACAGGAATTCCCGAGGCTGTCAACACTGATCTGAAAAAACTCCAGGATGAGTACAACAACATAGTCCTTCCTTTCATGAAGTCCCATCCGGACCTGTGGGATCCCGAAAAGCACAACCTGGAGCTCTACAAGAGCCTGGTAGCATTTGTAATGGCTTATAG TTTTCAAGAGCCTGTAgaggatgaggatgaagatgaagaaAAACAGCCTAACCCTCCAATGATGGTGCCCATGGCTGACATGCTGAATCACGTTTCCAAGCACAATGCCAATCTGGAATATACACCT GAGTGCCTGAAGATGGTGTCGGTACGGCACATTGAAAAGGGCGAGGAGGTCTTTAACACCTACGGACAGATGGCAAACTGGCAGCTCCTCCATATGTACGGCTTTGCCGAGCCGTTTCCTACGAATAGCAATGACACCGCAGATATACAGATGTCCAGTGTGTACAAAGCAGCAGTGCAAG TGACTCAAAGTGAAGCAGATAAACGGCTCTTAGTGGAGAAATGGAACATGTTGTGCGAGATGGAGGTTGTCGGGGAGAAAGGAGTCTTTATTTTCGGACAGTTAGGCTCTCTCACTTACAATGAGCTCTACACTACTCTGAAG GTCCTCTGCATGCCGATGCAAGATTTCGAGGAGTTCCGTGAAAACGAAGGCTGGGAGGAAGACGAAGAGGATGATGATGAAATGGAGCAGGCTCTGAGTTTCAGTGGCATGACGGGGTTGTCAGCGGAGTGGAAGCGTCTCCTACACGCAGCAGCTGCTTTGACCCTGGACTCTTATTCGGAGGATGTAGAGACGGACAGGAGGCGGCTGGAGGATCAGGGAGCTCTGGCTGAACTGGGCAGCAGAGAGAAGAGAGCTCTGCATGTGCGCAACGGTCAGAAGAGCATCCTACAGCGCTTGCAACAGCTCACCAAACCTACGGCTTAA
- the LOC137064455 gene encoding cytochrome P450 2F2-like, protein MLGFLILVWICLFLVFLFIQIPRPKNFPPGPRPLPLFGNLLELNINNPLKDFERLADRYGKVYSLYLGTKPWVVLNGFEVLKEALVTKAVDFAGRPQDIMANHVTKGSGVILKDYGPSWKEHRRFALMTLRNFGLGKQSMEERILGEVSHVIAKLKKRVGNSFDPQTMFHNAASNIICIVLFGSRYDYEDEFLKLFIHLYTENAKIANGPWTLIYDTFPMLRFLPLPFKKAFTNAKKARELIAKLVNEHKNTRVPGEPRDFIDCYLDELDKRGNDGSSFTEAQLILYILDLHFAGTDTTSNTLLTGFLYLMTHPEVQAKCQQEIDDVLEGKDHASYEDRHDMPYTVAVIHEVQRVANTVPLSVFHCTTKDTELMGYNIPKGTFVIPNLSSVLKEEGQWKFPHEFNPDNFLNEEGQFEKPEAFMPFSAGPRVCLGEGLARMELFLVMVTLLRRFQFVWPDDAGEPDYTPVYGVTLTPKPYRMHIKCRQTVKS, encoded by the exons ATGCTGGGCTTTCTGATACTGGTGTGGATATGCCTCTTCCTCGTGTTCCTCTTCATCCAGATCCCGAGGCCAAAGAACTTTCCTCCAGGGCCTCGTCCTCTGCCATTATTTGGGAATTTGCTTGAGCTAAACATCAATAATCCTTTGAAAGATTTCGAGAGG TTGGCAGATCGCTATGGAAAAGTTTACAGTCTCTACCTTGGAACAAAACCTTGGGTGGTTCTTAATGGTTTTGAGGTTTTGAAGGAAGCCCTTGTTACTAAGGCTGTGGACTTTGCAGGACGTCCCCAGGACATCATGGCCAACCATGTTACTAAAGGAAGCG GTGTAATTTTGAAGGACTATGGCCCCAGTTGGAAAGAACACAGACGCTTTGCTTTGATGACCTTGAGAAACTTTGGCCTGGGGAAGCAGTCAATGGAGGAGAGAATTCTGGGAGAGGTTTCCCATGTCATTGCCAAACTGAAAAAAAGAGTTG GGAACTCCTTTGACCCTCAGACTATGTTCCACAATGCTGCATCAAATATCATTTGCATTGTTCTGTTTGGATCCCGTTATGATTATGAAGATGAATTCCTCAAGCTTTTCATTCACCTCTATACGGAGAATGCAAAAATTGCCAATGGGCCGTGGACCCTG ATATACGATACATTTCCCATGCTGAGATTTCTGCCCCTGCCCTTCAAGAAGGCCTTCACAAATGCCAAGAAAGCCAGAGAATTGATTGCAAAACTTGTGAATGAGCACAAAAATACAAGAGTCCCAGGAGAGCCAAGAGACTTCATTGACTGCTATCTGGATGAGCTTGATAAG AGAGGAAATGATGGTTCCTCGTTCACTGAAGCTCAACTTATCCTGTACATTCTGGATTTGCACTTTGCAGGGACTGATACCACGTCGAACACCCTCCTCACTGGGTTTCTCTACCTCATGACCCACCCAGAGGTTCAAG CAAAATGTCAGCAAGAGATTGATGATGTTCTGGAGGGTAAAGATCACGCATCGTATGAAGACAGGCATGATATGCCGTACACAGTGGCTGTTATTCATGAAGTCCAGCGTGTCGCTAACACTGTTCCGCTAAGTGTGTTTCACTGCACCACCAAAGACACTGAGCTGATGGGCTACAACATCCCGAAG GGAACTTTTGTTATTCCTAACCTCAGTTCTGTACTAAAAGAAGAAGGCCAGTGGAAGTTTCCTCATGAATTCAACCCAGACAACTTCCTGAATGAGGAGGGCCAGTTTGAGAAGCCTGAGGCTTTTATGCCTTTTTCTGCAG GTCCCCGCGTGTGTCTCGGTGAGGGTCTTGCACGTATGGAGCTCTTCCTGGTCATGGTCACTCTGTTGCGCCGTTTCCAGTTTGTGTGGCCTGATGATGCCGGGGAACCGGATTACACCCCGGTGTACGGAGTCACACTCACCCCCAAACCCTACAGAATGCACATCAAATGCAGACAGACAGTCAAATCATGA
- the LOC137064847 gene encoding cytochrome P450 2F2-like has translation MLGSLILVWICTFLVFLLVRIQRPKNFPPGPRPLPIFGNLLHVNMANPLKDFERFAERYGNIFSLYTGPRPTVFLNSFEVIKEALVTKAQDFSGRPQDIMISHLTENKGVILADYGPRWKDHRRFALMTLRNFGLGKQSMEERILGEISHIVAYFDKNAGGTVNPQTIFHNAASNIIGLVLFGSRFDYNSELLKCYVQLITEISKILNGPWNMIYDTLPLLRILFLPFKKAFDNMKKLKNINIKLIAEHKSTRVPGEPRDFIDCYLDELDKRKYDGSTFSEDQLVIYILDLHFAGTDTTSNTLLTAFLYLMTHPEVQAKCQQEIDDVLEGKDHASYEDRHDMPYTVAVIHEVQRVANTVPLSVFHCTTKDTELMGYNIPKGTVIIPNLSSVLKEEGQWKFPHEFNPDNFLNEEGQFEKPEAFMPFSTGPRVCLGEGLARMELFLVMVTLLRRFQFVWPDDAGEPDYTPVYGITMMPKPYRMHIKCRQTDKQ, from the exons ATGCTGGGCTCTTTGATTCTCGTGTGGATATGCACCTTCCTCGTCTTCCTCCTAGTCCGGATCCAGAGGCCGAAGAATTTTCCTCCAGGACCTCGTCCTCTGCCAATATTTGGGAATCTGCTTCACGTGAACATGGCCAATCCTTTGAAGGACTTTGAAAGA TTTGCAGAACGATATGGGAACATTTTCAGTCTGTATACTGGACCAAGACCAACAGTTTTTCTGAACAGTTTTGAGGTTATTAAGGAAGCTCTAGTTACGAAGGCTCAAGACTTCTCAGGACGGCCTCAAGACATAATGATTAGTCATCTCACGGAAAATAAAG GTGTCATATTGGCTGACTATGGCCCCCGTTGGAAGGATCATCGGCGCTTTGCTTTGATGACCTTGAGGAATTTTGGCCTGGGGAAGCAGTCCATGGAGGAGAGAATTCTGGGAGAGATTTCACATATTGTTGCTTATTTCGACAAAAACGCTG GAGGAACTGTCAATCCTCAAACTATCTTCCACAATGCTGCATCAAATATTATCGGCTTGGTTCTGTTCGGATCCCGTTTTGATTACAACAGTGAATTACTGAAGTGCTACGTCCAGCTCATTACAGAGATTTCAAAGATCCTCAATGGACCATGGAACATG ATATATGACACACTTCCTTTATTGAGAATCTTGTTCCTGCCTTTTAAAAAAGCCTTTGATAACATGAAGaagttaaaaaatataaatataaagctgATCGCTGAACACAAGAGCACAAGAGTCCCAGGAGAGCCGAGAGATTTCATTGACTGCTATCTGGATGAGCTTGATAAG AGAAAATATGATGGTTCCACCTTTTCTGAAGACCAGCTCGTCATCTACATTCTGGATTTGCACTTTGCAGGGACTGATACCACTTCCAACACCCTTCTCACTGCTTTTCTCTACCTCATGACCCACCCAGAGGTTCAAG CAAAATGTCAGCAAGAGATTGATGATGTCCTGGAGGGTAAAGATCACGCATCGTATGAAGACAGGCATGATATGCCGTACACAGTGGCTGTTATTCATGAAGTCCAGCGTGTCGCTAACACTGTTCCGCTAAGTGTGTTTCACTGCACCACCAAAGACACTGAGCTGATGGGCTATAACATCCCGAAG GGAACTGTAATCATTCCCAACCTCAGTTCTGTACTAAAAGAAGAAGGCCAGTGGAAGTTTCCTCATGAATTCAACCCAGACAACTTCCTGAATGAGGAGGGCCAGTTTGAGAAGCCTGAGGCCTTTATGCCCTTCTCTACAG GTCCCCGCGTGTGTCTCGGTGAGGGTCTTGCACGTATGGAGCTCTTCCTGGTCATGGTCACTCTGTTACGCCGTTTCCAGTTTGTGTGGCCCGATGATGCCGGGGAACCGGATTACACCCCGGTGTACGGAATCACCATGATGCCCAAACCCTACAGAATGCACATCAagtgcagacagacagacaaacagtaA